One genomic region from Triplophysa dalaica isolate WHDGS20190420 chromosome 23, ASM1584641v1, whole genome shotgun sequence encodes:
- the zgc:195173 gene encoding uncharacterized protein zgc:195173: MSGFLFLTLVSVWVLLGSCDAQDDFSKLPEDYKRGVELAVQQINSHEGIKSHFIFFKSLSKSDIDAGFAVNYIYHHFYLKATRCPKGTSDANPSKCAFRNDRPLIDCGICYKMHRGEIQNEPKPYIHCVYKPKLTQDMMSARVEHCAKMSYTNGSPTLLAARKPQ, encoded by the exons ATGTCTGGATTTTTGTTTCTCACACTGGTCAGTGTTTGGGTCCTGCTGGGCTCATGTGATGCTCAAGATGACTTCAGTAAACTTCCAGAAGATTACAAGAGAGGAGTTGAACTGGCTGTCCAACAAATCAACTCCCACGAAGGAATCAAGAGCCACTTTATCTTCTTCAAAAGTCTGAGCAAATCTGACATTGAT GCTGGGTTTGCTGTGAATTATATCTATCATCACTTTTATCTTAAAGCCACTCGATGCCCTAAAGGAACTTCAGACGCAAATCCATCTAAATGTGCTTTTAGAAATGACAGA CCTCTGATAGACTGTGGAATCTGCTATAAGATGCATAGAGGAGAGATTCAGAATGAACCGAAACCCTACATTCACTGCGTTTACAAACCAAAGCTCACACAG GACATGATGTCAGCACGGGTTGAACACTGCGCCAAAATGAGCTACACTAATGGATCCCCAACTCTCCTCGCAGCGAGAAAACCACAGTGA
- the si:ch1073-406l10.2 gene encoding uncharacterized protein si:ch1073-406l10.2 produces MAEMMFALLISAGVLLTSTQASLNQLPETYKKGVELALKYINAHEGVKNHFLFFSSIQQSQIEAGFDVTYSYQNFYLKPTKCVRGTENADTTKCAFRNDRPLIDCAVCFKTYAGEIEPDPKPYVNCVYKPALTEVMKTDRVEHCNKMGYSSGSPTLLASGRQSP; encoded by the exons ATGGCCGAGATGATGTTTGCTCTGTTGATCTCCGCTGGAGTCCTGCTGACTTCCACTCAAGCTTCCTTAAACCAACTCCCGGAAACCTACAAGAAAGGAGTGGAACTGGCGCTAAAATACATCAATGCCCACGAAGGTGTCAAGAAccattttctcttcttttcgTCTATCCAACAGTCCCAAATTGAG GCAGGGTTTGATGTCACATACAGCTACCAAAATTTTTACCTGAAACCCACCAAGTGCGTGAGAGGAACCGAGAATGCGGACACAACCAAGTGTGCGTTCAGGAACGATCGT CCTCTTATTGACTGTGCCGTCTGCTTCAAAACCTACGCTGGAGAGATAGAGCCTGATCCTAAACCCTATGTGAACTGTGTTTATAAACCAGCGCTCACTGAA GTGATGAAGACGGATAGAGTGGAACACTGTAATAAAATGGGTTATAGCAGCGGATCTCCAACTTTGCTGGCATCTGGAAGACAATCACCATGA